Proteins from a genomic interval of Rhodopseudomonas julia:
- a CDS encoding branched-chain amino acid ABC transporter substrate-binding protein translates to MKKAMLASVALSFAMTGAAWADITIATVGPMTGQYASFGEQMKAGAEQAVEDINEKGGVLGEKLVLEVGDDACDPKQAVAVANQMAGKGVVFVAGHFCSGSSIPASAVYAEEGIVQISPASTNPTFTDERPNPDGGTYRVCGRDDQQGKVAGEFIAEHYPDKKVAVIHDKTAYGKGLADETKASMEAAGKKADMYEAYTAGEKDYTALVSKLKQEGIGVLYVGGYHTEAGLMARQMKDQGMDVQLISGDALVTDEYWAITGDAGEGTLMTFSPDPRKSETAAPIVKKLEDAGKPTEGYVLYTYAAIQAWAEATEKAGAPDYDEVNEALNTGTFDTVLGELSFDDKGDVSLPGYVFYEWHDGTYDYLNAGDEKATEEKKS, encoded by the coding sequence TTGAAAAAAGCAATGTTGGCAAGCGTCGCTTTGAGCTTCGCAATGACGGGTGCGGCATGGGCCGACATCACCATCGCCACGGTCGGACCGATGACCGGCCAATACGCCTCTTTCGGCGAGCAGATGAAAGCTGGCGCCGAGCAGGCGGTGGAAGATATCAACGAGAAGGGCGGCGTTCTCGGAGAGAAGCTCGTTCTTGAAGTCGGCGACGACGCCTGCGACCCGAAGCAGGCTGTGGCCGTCGCCAACCAGATGGCCGGCAAGGGCGTGGTCTTCGTAGCGGGCCATTTCTGCTCGGGCTCGTCGATTCCGGCTTCCGCCGTCTACGCGGAAGAAGGCATCGTTCAGATCTCACCGGCTTCGACCAATCCGACCTTCACCGATGAGCGCCCGAACCCGGATGGCGGCACCTACCGCGTCTGCGGCCGCGACGACCAGCAGGGCAAGGTCGCCGGCGAATTCATCGCCGAGCACTATCCGGACAAGAAGGTCGCCGTCATCCACGACAAGACCGCATACGGCAAGGGTCTCGCCGACGAAACCAAGGCGTCGATGGAAGCGGCCGGTAAGAAGGCCGACATGTACGAGGCCTACACGGCCGGTGAAAAGGACTACACGGCCCTCGTTTCCAAGCTGAAGCAGGAAGGCATCGGCGTTCTCTATGTCGGCGGCTATCACACCGAAGCCGGCCTGATGGCGCGCCAGATGAAGGATCAGGGCATGGATGTGCAGCTGATCTCCGGCGACGCCCTCGTCACCGACGAATACTGGGCCATCACCGGCGATGCCGGCGAAGGCACGTTGATGACCTTCTCGCCCGATCCGCGAAAGAGCGAGACGGCCGCCCCGATCGTGAAGAAGCTGGAAGATGCCGGCAAGCCGACCGAGGGCTACGTGCTCTACACCTACGCCGCTATTCAGGCCTGGGCTGAAGCGACAGAAAAAGCCGGCGCGCCCGACTATGACGAAGTCAATGAAGCTTTGAACACCGGCACCTTCGACACGGTGCTGGGTGAACTTTCCTTCGACGACAAGGGCGACGTGTCGCTGCCGGGCTACGTCTTCTACGAATGGCACGACGGCACCTACGATTACCTCAACGCCGGCGACGAAAAAGCCACCGAAGAGAAGAAATCGTAA
- a CDS encoding glutamate decarboxylase — protein sequence MPLHDQKPRHKISSSEIDDIYASSDLIRELPKMQLPEAEHDPRHIYAAIHDELMLDGNSRQNLATFCTTWMEPEVARLMAETADKNIIDKDEYPQTAEIEGRCVRMLADLWNAPDGAAVGCSTTGSSEAAMLAGMAMKWRWRERRRQAGRPTDRPNLVTGPVQVCWHKFARYWDVELREIPMQGDRLILSPDEVIKRCDENTIGVVPTLGVTFTGQYEDVAGVCAALDALEDETGLDIPVHVDAASGGFLAPFVVPGLAWDFRLARVKSINASGHKFGLSPLGVGWALWRTAEDLPEDLVFRVNYLGGDMPTFALNFSRPGGEVICQYYNFLRLGREGYRRVQEACYANAAALAEAIAGFGLFEMIHKGGTDGIPAVSWSMKPGLEPGFTLFDLADRLRTRGWQVPAYSMPHEREDLAVQRILVRHGFSADLGRLLLRDIKDALAFFQKHPVAAPMTGAEAGGFDHSGRATS from the coding sequence ATGCCCCTCCACGACCAGAAGCCTCGGCACAAAATCTCCTCGTCGGAGATCGACGACATTTATGCCTCGTCGGATTTAATCCGCGAGCTCCCAAAGATGCAGTTGCCTGAGGCCGAACACGATCCCCGCCACATCTATGCGGCGATCCACGACGAGCTCATGCTCGACGGCAATTCGCGCCAGAATCTCGCGACCTTCTGCACCACCTGGATGGAGCCTGAAGTCGCCCGTCTGATGGCGGAAACGGCCGACAAGAACATCATCGACAAGGACGAATACCCGCAGACGGCCGAAATCGAGGGCCGCTGCGTCCGCATGCTGGCCGATCTCTGGAACGCCCCGGACGGCGCCGCCGTCGGCTGCTCGACCACCGGTTCGAGCGAGGCGGCAATGCTTGCCGGCATGGCGATGAAGTGGCGCTGGCGTGAAAGGCGCCGGCAGGCCGGCAGGCCGACGGACCGACCCAACCTCGTCACCGGACCGGTGCAGGTCTGCTGGCACAAATTCGCCCGCTATTGGGATGTGGAGCTGCGCGAGATCCCGATGCAGGGCGATCGGCTGATCCTCTCCCCCGACGAGGTGATCAAGCGCTGCGACGAGAACACGATCGGCGTCGTTCCCACACTCGGCGTCACCTTTACGGGCCAGTATGAGGACGTTGCCGGCGTCTGTGCGGCACTCGACGCGTTGGAAGACGAAACCGGGCTCGATATTCCCGTGCATGTCGATGCGGCAAGCGGCGGCTTTCTCGCCCCCTTCGTGGTGCCTGGCCTCGCCTGGGACTTCCGCCTCGCGCGCGTAAAATCGATCAACGCCTCCGGCCACAAATTCGGGCTCTCGCCCCTGGGGGTCGGCTGGGCGCTTTGGCGCACGGCCGAAGATCTGCCGGAAGATCTCGTCTTCCGGGTCAACTATCTCGGCGGCGACATGCCCACCTTCGCGCTCAACTTCTCCAGGCCCGGCGGTGAGGTCATCTGCCAATATTACAACTTCCTGCGCCTCGGCCGCGAAGGCTACCGCCGCGTGCAGGAGGCGTGTTACGCCAATGCTGCGGCCCTTGCCGAGGCCATTGCTGGCTTCGGCCTCTTCGAGATGATCCACAAAGGCGGCACCGACGGCATCCCCGCCGTCTCCTGGTCGATGAAGCCCGGCCTCGAGCCTGGCTTCACGCTTTTCGATCTCGCCGATCGCCTGCGCACACGCGGCTGGCAGGTTCCAGCCTATTCCATGCCGCACGAGCGCGAAGACCTCGCTGTGCAGCGCATTCTCGTCCGCCATGGCTTCAGCGCCGATCTCGGCAGACTTCTCCTCCGCGACATCAAAGACGCGCTGGCGTTTTTCCAGAAGCATCCGGTTGCCGCTCCGATGACGGGGGCCGAGGCCGGTGGCTTCGACCACAGCGGACGCGCAACTTCTTAA
- a CDS encoding P1 family peptidase: protein MNRYPVPFSGMPAGLRIGHASDETLKSGVTVLLPDEPAVMSAHIGGGAPGTRELGLAEPEASVSEVDAIVLSGGSAFGLAAADGAMSFLAENGRGFEVAGLRVPIVPTAILFDLANGGDKSFLPARERAAAANPYPDLAYRACSAAQASTPAGAVEVGTLGAGTGATTANLKGGFGHAGEQLSSGATIAAFVAVNAVGAVTFGDGPHFRAAPFEVDHEFGGLGFPATATPETAARITKFDQVPAANTTIAVIATDQPLTKAQAKRLAIVAHDGFALSIYPAHTPFDGDTVFALSTGKAETDPNMEPLSMMLELCAAAPAVLARAVARAVYWATETESDRLPNWKGRFGNAG from the coding sequence ATGAATCGTTATCCGGTACCCTTTTCTGGAATGCCGGCAGGTCTGCGCATTGGCCACGCTTCCGATGAAACTCTGAAATCGGGCGTCACCGTTCTCCTGCCGGATGAACCTGCCGTGATGAGCGCGCATATCGGTGGCGGCGCGCCTGGAACGCGCGAGCTCGGACTTGCCGAACCGGAAGCCAGCGTCTCGGAAGTCGATGCCATCGTCTTGTCTGGTGGCTCCGCCTTCGGGCTCGCCGCGGCAGACGGGGCCATGTCTTTTCTTGCCGAAAATGGCCGCGGCTTCGAGGTGGCGGGGCTTCGCGTTCCGATCGTTCCCACAGCGATTTTGTTCGATCTCGCCAATGGCGGCGACAAAAGCTTTCTTCCGGCAAGAGAACGGGCCGCTGCGGCCAACCCCTACCCCGACTTGGCATATCGAGCCTGCAGTGCCGCCCAGGCCTCTACGCCAGCAGGAGCGGTGGAAGTGGGGACTCTCGGAGCCGGCACGGGTGCGACGACCGCCAACCTCAAAGGCGGTTTCGGCCATGCCGGGGAGCAACTCTCCTCGGGAGCCACCATCGCCGCCTTCGTCGCGGTCAACGCCGTGGGCGCCGTGACTTTCGGCGACGGCCCCCATTTCCGCGCCGCCCCGTTTGAGGTCGACCACGAATTCGGCGGCCTCGGTTTTCCTGCCACGGCGACGCCGGAGACCGCCGCGCGCATCACGAAATTCGATCAGGTGCCGGCCGCCAACACAACAATCGCCGTCATCGCGACAGATCAGCCTTTGACGAAGGCACAGGCGAAGCGCCTTGCTATCGTCGCACATGACGGATTTGCTCTGTCGATCTATCCGGCCCACACACCCTTCGACGGCGACACGGTCTTCGCATTGTCCACAGGCAAAGCTGAAACTGATCCGAACATGGAGCCCCTTTCCATGATGTTGGAGCTTTGTGCTGCCGCCCCAGCGGTTTTGGCACGAGCGGTCGCTCGCGCCGTCTATTGGGCGACAGAAACAGAAAGCGATCGTCTCCCGAACTGGAAAGGGCGTTTTGGCAATGCGGGATGA
- a CDS encoding DUF6867 family protein, protein MNLIWEVSLTEFTLVTLVLGGLAAWMTGRAVALTWGSWLRLAVYIALLSLAVRFIHYSLFGGTFFLPPAGFATGLHYYVVDFIALMLIAAAARQMNRSHQMSEQYSFLYDRSGPFGWKPRV, encoded by the coding sequence ATGAATCTGATCTGGGAAGTTTCGCTCACGGAATTCACGCTCGTCACACTCGTGCTCGGCGGGCTTGCAGCCTGGATGACGGGGCGCGCTGTCGCGCTCACCTGGGGCTCCTGGCTGCGTCTCGCCGTCTATATTGCGCTTCTGTCCCTGGCAGTACGCTTCATCCATTACAGCCTGTTCGGCGGCACGTTTTTCTTGCCGCCCGCGGGCTTTGCGACGGGTCTTCACTATTACGTCGTCGACTTCATCGCGTTGATGCTGATTGCAGCCGCGGCCCGGCAGATGAATCGCTCGCACCAGATGAGCGAGCAGTATAGTTTCCTTTACGATCGCTCAGGACCGTTTGGCTGGAAACCCAGGGTCTAG
- a CDS encoding RBBP9/YdeN family alpha/beta hydrolase, translated as MKAREADILIHPGLYGPKPDNWYARWARQIGTAEMIEQDWSRPDRSDWTANLIAAVKLAKRPVVLVGHSAGALTIVHAAAHLSGTAVRAAFLVTPPDFDLCGDELPEGRTFLPVPREPMPFPTLVVASRSDPYCAFETSEDWAAAWGALFIDGGDSGHMNSDSGHGPWPEGLMVFARMMGQL; from the coding sequence ATGAAAGCCCGCGAAGCCGATATTCTGATCCACCCCGGCCTCTACGGTCCGAAGCCCGACAATTGGTATGCGCGTTGGGCGAGGCAGATCGGGACTGCGGAGATGATCGAGCAGGACTGGTCGCGACCCGACCGGTCCGATTGGACGGCCAATCTGATTGCCGCGGTGAAGCTCGCCAAACGACCGGTCGTGCTCGTCGGCCATTCCGCCGGCGCGCTCACCATCGTGCATGCGGCTGCGCATCTCTCTGGTACGGCGGTGCGCGCGGCCTTTCTGGTGACCCCGCCAGACTTTGATCTCTGCGGCGACGAGCTCCCGGAGGGGCGCACATTTCTCCCGGTTCCAAGAGAGCCAATGCCCTTCCCCACCCTGGTCGTCGCAAGCCGCAGCGATCCCTATTGCGCCTTCGAGACGTCGGAGGACTGGGCCGCTGCCTGGGGCGCTCTTTTCATCGACGGCGGCGATTCCGGGCATATGAACTCAGACTCCGGCCACGGGCCCTGGCCGGAGGGCCTGATGGTCTTCGCCCGCATGATGGGACAGCTCTGA
- a CDS encoding Lrp/AsnC family transcriptional regulator: MVQSPQEIELDPGEIRILRIMQRDASLSVADIAREAGMSQTPAWRRIKRLKEEGIIRAVVALVERNAVGLDFVAYAFVKLGVPSRQNMEKFDKLVNSWPEVLVCERVTGAVDYLLKIVTTDIHTYDWFLRSKLLDNELVTDVQSRIVVATVKDTPSLPIREA; this comes from the coding sequence ATGGTTCAGAGCCCCCAGGAGATTGAACTCGACCCAGGTGAGATCCGCATTCTGCGGATCATGCAACGTGATGCCTCGTTATCGGTGGCAGACATCGCGCGCGAAGCCGGGATGAGCCAGACGCCGGCCTGGCGGCGCATCAAGAGATTGAAAGAAGAAGGCATCATCCGCGCGGTGGTGGCGCTGGTGGAACGCAACGCAGTCGGGCTCGATTTCGTCGCCTACGCTTTCGTCAAACTCGGCGTGCCGAGCCGACAGAACATGGAGAAATTCGACAAGCTGGTGAATTCCTGGCCGGAGGTGCTCGTCTGCGAGCGGGTGACGGGTGCCGTCGACTATCTCCTCAAGATCGTTACGACCGACATCCACACCTATGATTGGTTCCTGCGCTCCAAGCTCCTCGACAACGAACTCGTCACCGATGTGCAGTCGCGCATTGTCGTCGCCACCGTGAAGGACACCCCGTCCCTGCCGATCAGGGAGGCGTAA
- a CDS encoding ABC transporter ATP-binding protein, giving the protein MTAQNPLLAVEGVETYYGNIIALRGVDIAVFEGEIVTLIGANGAGKSTLMMTICGNPQARKGRIVYAGEDITHLPTHDIMQRSIAQSPEGRRIFPRMTVMENLQMGALVTDGASFDADLQRVFDLFPRLKERQHQRGGTLSGGEQQMLAIGRALMSRPRLLLLDEPSLGLAPMVVKQIFEVIKELNREEGLTVFLVEQNAFHALRLAHRGYVMVNGQITMSGTGAELLARPEVRAAYLEGGRKEAAE; this is encoded by the coding sequence ATGACGGCCCAAAATCCGCTTCTCGCCGTTGAAGGCGTCGAGACCTATTACGGCAACATCATCGCCCTGCGCGGCGTGGATATCGCCGTCTTCGAAGGTGAGATCGTGACGCTGATCGGTGCCAATGGCGCCGGCAAGTCCACCTTGATGATGACGATCTGCGGCAATCCGCAGGCCCGCAAGGGACGCATCGTCTATGCTGGCGAGGACATCACCCATCTGCCGACGCATGACATCATGCAGCGCTCCATCGCGCAATCTCCGGAAGGCCGTCGCATCTTCCCGCGCATGACGGTGATGGAGAACCTGCAGATGGGCGCTCTCGTCACCGACGGCGCGAGCTTCGATGCTGACCTTCAGCGGGTGTTCGATCTTTTCCCGCGCCTCAAGGAGCGCCAGCACCAGCGCGGGGGCACGCTGTCCGGCGGCGAACAGCAGATGCTGGCGATCGGGCGCGCCTTGATGAGCCGGCCTCGCCTGCTGCTTCTCGACGAACCCTCCCTCGGCCTCGCCCCGATGGTGGTCAAACAGATCTTCGAAGTGATCAAGGAGCTCAATCGCGAAGAAGGTCTGACGGTCTTTCTCGTCGAGCAGAACGCGTTTCATGCCCTGCGCCTCGCCCACCGCGGCTACGTCATGGTCAACGGGCAGATCACGATGTCGGGCACGGGGGCAGAGCTTCTGGCACGCCCGGAAGTTCGTGCAGCCTATCTTGAGGGCGGCAGAAAAGAGGCGGCCGAATGA
- the purB gene encoding adenylosuccinate lyase, translating into MIPRYARPEMVAIWSPETKFRIWFEIEAHALSAMAEMGRVPKDAAEKVWEKGGAATFDVERIDEIEREVKHDVIAFLTHLSEIVGPEARFVHQGMTSSDVLDTCLSVQLARAADLLLADLDRLLEALKTRAYEHKDTPTIGRSHGIHAEPTTFGLKLAQAYAEFARNRERLVAARAEIATCAISGAVGTFANIDPKVEEYVAEKMGLKPEPVSTQVIPRDRHAAFFAMLAVIASSVERVATEVRHLQRTEVLEAEEYFSPGQKGSSAMPHKRNPVLSENLTGLARMVRAFSVPAMENVALWHERDISHSSVERMIGPDATITLDFALARLAGVIEKLVVYPERMQQNLDKLAGLHNSQRVMLALTQAGMSREDSYRLVQKHAMKTWERGADFLSELKADPEVTQKIPVSELEAMFDLGYHTKHVDTIFARVFGAS; encoded by the coding sequence ATGATTCCGCGCTACGCACGCCCCGAAATGGTGGCGATCTGGTCGCCCGAGACGAAATTCCGCATCTGGTTCGAGATCGAGGCGCATGCCCTCTCAGCGATGGCCGAGATGGGACGTGTGCCCAAGGACGCGGCAGAAAAAGTCTGGGAAAAGGGCGGCGCCGCCACCTTCGATGTGGAACGCATCGACGAAATCGAGCGCGAGGTGAAGCACGACGTCATCGCCTTCCTCACGCATCTCTCGGAGATCGTCGGGCCAGAGGCGCGGTTCGTACACCAGGGGATGACCTCATCCGACGTTCTCGACACCTGTCTGTCGGTGCAGCTTGCGCGCGCCGCGGACCTCCTTCTCGCGGATCTCGACCGTCTGCTTGAGGCGCTGAAGACGCGCGCCTACGAGCACAAGGATACGCCGACGATCGGCCGCTCGCACGGCATCCATGCCGAGCCGACGACCTTCGGGCTGAAGCTCGCCCAGGCCTATGCGGAATTCGCCCGCAATCGCGAACGTCTCGTTGCCGCACGCGCGGAGATCGCTACCTGCGCCATTTCCGGGGCCGTCGGCACCTTTGCCAATATCGACCCGAAGGTGGAGGAATACGTCGCCGAGAAAATGGGGCTGAAGCCGGAGCCGGTGTCCACGCAGGTGATCCCGCGCGACCGCCACGCCGCCTTCTTCGCCATGCTCGCCGTCATCGCCTCCTCGGTGGAGCGCGTCGCGACTGAGGTCCGGCATCTGCAGCGCACTGAAGTGCTGGAGGCGGAGGAATATTTCTCGCCGGGGCAGAAGGGCTCTTCGGCGATGCCGCACAAGCGCAATCCGGTTCTGTCGGAAAATCTCACGGGTCTCGCCCGCATGGTGCGGGCCTTCTCCGTACCAGCCATGGAAAACGTGGCGCTCTGGCATGAGCGCGACATCTCGCACTCCTCGGTCGAACGCATGATCGGCCCCGACGCCACGATCACGCTCGATTTTGCTCTCGCCCGCCTCGCCGGCGTCATCGAGAAGCTCGTCGTCTATCCCGAGCGCATGCAGCAGAATCTCGACAAGCTTGCCGGCCTGCACAATTCGCAGCGCGTGATGCTAGCCCTCACCCAGGCCGGCATGTCGCGAGAAGATTCCTACCGCCTCGTCCAGAAGCACGCCATGAAGACATGGGAGCGCGGCGCCGACTTCCTGTCGGAGTTGAAGGCCGACCCGGAGGTGACTCAAAAGATTCCGGTTTCCGAGCTCGAGGCGATGTTCGATCTTGGCTACCACACCAAGCATGTCGACACGATCTTCGCCCGCGTCTTTGGCGCCAGCTGA
- a CDS encoding HAD-IA family hydrolase: MKPCLMLDVDGVLVHGRPKGESWVENVERDLGVTPEILETCFFEPHWADVIVGKKQLMDVLERCLPPVAPWLAPQDFVDYWIANDSVLDEDLLSEADALRRHGMLVFLATNQEHMRARHLMERLRLAEHVDGIVYSAAVGARKPEPAFFDAALKLSGTAARDTVLVDDMRANVEAAREAGWLAIQWTRGGSLIRRLGAECRCIAEV; the protein is encoded by the coding sequence GTGAAGCCGTGTCTCATGCTCGACGTCGATGGCGTTTTGGTCCACGGGCGTCCGAAGGGGGAGTCCTGGGTCGAGAACGTTGAACGCGATCTCGGTGTCACGCCGGAGATCCTGGAGACCTGCTTCTTCGAGCCCCACTGGGCCGATGTCATCGTCGGCAAAAAGCAGCTTATGGATGTGCTTGAGAGGTGTCTGCCGCCCGTGGCGCCCTGGCTCGCACCGCAGGACTTCGTCGATTACTGGATTGCGAACGACAGCGTTCTGGACGAGGACTTGTTGTCGGAGGCCGACGCTCTGCGCCGCCATGGGATGCTCGTGTTTCTCGCGACAAACCAGGAGCATATGCGGGCCCGCCATCTGATGGAGCGCCTTCGCCTTGCCGAGCATGTGGACGGGATTGTCTATTCGGCCGCGGTTGGTGCCAGAAAGCCCGAGCCGGCCTTTTTCGACGCCGCTTTGAAGCTGAGCGGAACGGCAGCCCGGGACACCGTTCTGGTGGACGATATGCGCGCAAATGTCGAAGCCGCCCGCGAGGCCGGTTGGCTGGCGATCCAATGGACGCGGGGCGGGAGCCTCATCCGCCGTCTTGGGGCGGAGTGCCGCTGCATCGCTGAGGTTTGA
- the livM gene encoding high-affinity branched-chain amino acid ABC transporter permease LivM, which translates to MSNTNQAGSADEQQAPGALVEWEQRVAGYAGEPPFVEEPQRLSAIAAALKDAAIAAAIAAALFLFFIGFRTDIEIGGLDLTTRWQAFGTAIVVVFVGRLAFRILLWRPATKAGTRPLLLRAFGSGEGTPLSEHFARHSKSVGVLALVAAVLYPVIILALFPMKDKQFIDLGVLVLTYIMLGWGLNIVVGLAGLLDLGYVAFYAVGAYSFALFAQFFEVGFWFALPIAGLLAACWGLILGFPVLRLRGDYLAIVTLAFGEIIRVVLLNWYTFTGGPNGISGIPDPTFFGLEFKRGAENLPGLLGFAYDSAYKQAYFFYIILALAMITNLVTLRLRKLPLGRAWEALREDEIACRSLGINTTNTKLTAFAIGAMFGGFAGAFFATRQGFISPESFTFMESALILAIVVLGGLGSQMGVVIASIVMIGGFELFRDFAEYRMLIFGLLMVIIMVWRPRGLIATREPSAILKERQTISADMVAQGEGH; encoded by the coding sequence ATGTCCAACACAAACCAGGCAGGCAGCGCCGACGAACAGCAGGCGCCGGGCGCCTTGGTGGAGTGGGAACAGCGCGTCGCCGGCTATGCCGGTGAGCCCCCCTTCGTCGAAGAACCGCAGCGTCTTTCCGCAATCGCCGCTGCCTTGAAGGACGCTGCCATCGCCGCCGCGATCGCAGCCGCTCTTTTCCTCTTTTTCATCGGCTTCCGCACCGACATCGAGATCGGCGGACTGGACCTGACCACCCGCTGGCAAGCCTTCGGCACCGCCATCGTCGTGGTTTTCGTCGGCCGTCTCGCCTTTCGCATTTTGCTGTGGCGGCCGGCCACCAAGGCTGGAACGCGGCCGCTTCTTCTGCGTGCCTTCGGCTCCGGCGAAGGCACGCCCTTATCTGAGCATTTCGCCCGCCATTCGAAATCGGTCGGCGTCTTGGCACTGGTGGCGGCCGTCCTCTACCCGGTCATCATCCTCGCGCTCTTCCCGATGAAGGATAAGCAATTCATCGATCTCGGCGTGCTCGTTCTGACCTACATCATGCTCGGCTGGGGGCTGAACATCGTCGTTGGCCTCGCCGGCCTGCTCGACCTCGGTTACGTCGCCTTCTACGCGGTGGGCGCCTATTCCTTTGCCCTGTTCGCGCAGTTCTTCGAAGTCGGCTTCTGGTTCGCTCTTCCGATCGCGGGCCTCCTGGCGGCTTGCTGGGGCCTCATTCTCGGCTTCCCGGTGCTGCGGCTCAGAGGCGATTATCTCGCCATCGTCACGCTCGCCTTCGGTGAGATCATCCGCGTCGTGCTGTTGAACTGGTACACCTTCACCGGCGGACCGAACGGCATCTCCGGCATTCCGGATCCGACATTCTTCGGCCTCGAATTCAAACGCGGAGCCGAAAATCTGCCAGGCCTCCTCGGCTTCGCCTACGATTCCGCCTACAAGCAGGCCTACTTCTTCTACATCATCCTGGCGCTTGCGATGATCACCAACCTGGTGACGCTGCGGCTTCGCAAACTGCCGCTGGGACGTGCCTGGGAAGCGCTGCGCGAAGACGAGATCGCCTGTCGCTCTCTCGGCATCAACACCACCAATACGAAGCTGACGGCCTTTGCCATCGGCGCCATGTTCGGTGGCTTTGCCGGCGCCTTCTTCGCCACACGTCAGGGCTTCATCTCGCCGGAAAGCTTCACCTTCATGGAATCGGCGCTTATTCTGGCGATCGTGGTACTCGGCGGGCTCGGTTCGCAGATGGGTGTCGTCATCGCCTCGATCGTCATGATCGGCGGCTTCGAGCTCTTCCGTGATTTCGCCGAATACCGCATGCTGATCTTCGGTCTCCTGATGGTGATCATCATGGTCTGGCGTCCCCGCGGCCTCATCGCAACGCGCGAGCCGTCCGCCATTTTGAAGGAACGTCAGACGATCAGCGCCGATATGGTCGCTCAAGGCGAGGGCCACTGA
- a CDS encoding ABC transporter ATP-binding protein: MSAALKDNVSEPGRWDDNPVLTVENLTMRFGGLVAVDDLSFNVGRGDITALIGPNGAGKTTVFNCVTGFYKPTEGRIIMRHGNTISDAEVRKLTESGEQSMSTAEGAIFLLERMPDFCISRDAKVARTFQNIRLFGGMTVLENLLVAQHNALMAASGFTIGGIFNLPGFRKARQKSIDKAVYWLEHIRLKERADEPAAALPYGDQRRLEIARAMCTDPQLLCLDEPAAGLNPRESSELNELLQFIRSESGTSVLLIEHDMGVVMEISDHVVVLDYGEKISDGSADYVRNDPSVIAAYLGVEDEEVAEAEAVAAAAAAAAAGQTTSDGEPAGEQETKP; the protein is encoded by the coding sequence ATGTCTGCAGCACTCAAAGACAATGTCAGCGAGCCGGGACGCTGGGACGACAACCCGGTTCTCACGGTCGAAAACCTGACCATGCGCTTCGGCGGCCTCGTGGCCGTCGACGATCTCTCCTTCAACGTCGGTCGGGGCGATATCACCGCCCTCATCGGACCAAACGGTGCCGGCAAGACGACGGTCTTCAACTGCGTCACCGGGTTCTACAAACCGACCGAAGGGCGGATCATCATGCGCCACGGCAACACCATCTCCGACGCGGAGGTCCGCAAGCTGACGGAGAGCGGCGAGCAATCGATGAGCACCGCCGAGGGAGCGATCTTCCTGCTGGAGCGGATGCCCGATTTCTGCATCTCACGGGATGCAAAGGTCGCCCGCACCTTCCAGAACATTCGCCTCTTCGGGGGCATGACGGTTCTGGAAAATCTACTCGTCGCCCAACACAACGCGCTGATGGCCGCGTCGGGATTCACCATCGGCGGGATCTTCAACCTGCCGGGGTTTCGCAAGGCAAGGCAGAAGTCGATCGACAAGGCCGTCTATTGGCTGGAGCACATTCGCCTGAAGGAGCGCGCCGACGAACCCGCGGCCGCCCTGCCCTATGGCGACCAGCGCCGGCTTGAGATCGCCCGCGCTATGTGCACCGACCCGCAGCTTCTGTGCCTCGACGAGCCGGCGGCGGGCCTCAATCCGCGCGAATCGAGCGAGCTCAACGAGCTGCTTCAGTTCATCCGATCGGAATCCGGCACGTCCGTTCTCCTGATCGAACACGATATGGGCGTGGTGATGGAGATCTCCGACCATGTCGTCGTGCTCGATTACGGCGAGAAAATTTCCGACGGTTCTGCCGACTACGTCAGGAACGATCCCTCGGTGATCGCCGCCTATCTCGGCGTCGAGGACGAGGAAGTCGCCGAGGCCGAGGCGGTAGCGGCAGCCGCAGCTGCCGCGGCGGCTGGGCAGACGACATCTGACGGCGAGCCCGCGGGCGAGCAGGAGACGAAGCCATGA